The Synechococcus sp. MW101C3 DNA segment GGCCATGCCGATCCTCTCTATGGCTGGGTGCCCATGTACCCCAGCGGCTGGTGGAGCTGGACCTTCGCTGCCACCGACGGACCCCGCTACCGCCGGGCCCTGCCGGAGCGCGCCGCGTCCGTGGCCGAGGGCTGCTCGATCTGGAGCCCCCGCTGGCAGGCCGGTGCCTTCGAGGCGGTACCCGCCGCGATCGAACGGGAGCTGCAGGCATGAGCAACGCCTCTCCCATCGAGCTGTCCGCCGCCGATCCTTCCAGCAGCGAGCCTTCCGCTGCCGAGCTCTTCGCCACCGAGGGGGCGATCTTCATGGCGGCCCGGCGGGATCCGGCTGGCTGCCGCGTCGGCCTGTTCGGCGTGCCCTACGACGGCACCACCTCCTTCCGCCCCGGCACCCGCTTCGGGCCGGCGGCGATCCGGGAGGTGAGCAGCGGGCTGGAAACCTACGACCCGCAGCTGGACCTGGATCTGGAGGATCTGGCCTTCGCCGATCTCGGCGCCGTGGACATTCCCTTCGGAGCGCCCGAGCCGGTGGTGGCGGCCGTGCGCCAGGCCACCGAGGCGGTGCTGGCGCACGGACTGCGCCCGCTGATGCTGGGCGGCGAGCATTCGATCAGCAGCGGCGCGGTGGCGGCGGTGGCCAGCCGCCATCCGGATCTGGTGATGGTGCAGCTCGATGCCCACGCCGATCTGCGTGACAGCTGGCTGGGCACACGCCACAGCCATGCCTGCGCCATGCGCCGCTGTCTGGAGGTGCTTCCCAGTGGCGTGCTGCGCCAGATCGCCATCCGCAGCGGCACACGCGAGGAGTTCAGCGAGCTGCGCCGCACCGGCCGCCTGGTGGGCCGCGCCGGCGGTTGCGGCCTGGCACCGGAGCTGTTGCAGGCGGATCTGGCCGCAGCGCTGCAGCCGCTGCGCGGCCGGCCGCTGTATCTCACCGTCGACCTTGACTGGTTCGATCCGGCCGTGATGGCGGGCACCGGCACACCGGAACCGGGCGGCTTCCTCTGGGGCCACTTCGCCGCCCTGCTGGAGGAGCTGCGCCACCACGATCTGGTGGCGGCAGATGTGGTGGAACTGGCGCCGATGCTTGACCCCAGCGGCTGCAGCGCCGTGCTGGCCGCCAAGGTGACCCGCAGCCTGCTGCTGCTGCTGGGGCGCGAACGCCCCAGTGCGGGTCAGTAGCAATAGGAGCCGCTGGTGCGTTGCTCGCGCAATCGCTCGTGCTGCTGACCGATCAACACCACCGCCAGGGTGGGGTGGTTGTGGAGCAGGTTGAGGAAGCGCAGGCGACCGAGTCGCACCAGCTCCACCGGGGTGCGTGCCAGGGCCTCGTTGCGGAAGAAGCCCCCCCGCCAGACGATGTCCTGGTAACTGAACAGTTCGCCGGGGCGGTAACAGAGCCGCTCGCCGCTGGGATCGATCAACTCAACGATCCCTTTGCGGACGGCGTAGATGGCACTGGCGGTGTCACCGCGTTTGAAAATCGAAGATCCGGTGGGGAGCGTGAGGATGTCTCCGTCCACCTGTCGGGCCATCAGGTCAACCGGGGTCGTGCTGGCAAGAGTGAGCAATCATCTACCTCCTGAAATCGGGGGAAAGAGCCACCCTTTCAGCAGCGGCGCAGGCCGTTGCTGGCAGCAGTGACAGCCCAAGAGCGTAACGTCAACTCACACGCAATCAAGCGTGAAACCGCCGGAATGTGCTCGGCTACACCGAAGCGGGCAGCAGGTCGGTGAGGGCCAGTTGGCGGATGGTCGGTGCCGCCCCGGGGTGTGGATGGCTGTAGGGAAGAATTTCTGACACGGGCAGCCGCGGGCTGCGTGCCGTCCAGTGGTGGCACCAGAGATCAGAGGCCAGCTCCTGATGGATCTCCAGGCGGCGCAGATGGCACCAGCCCATGGCCTCAGCGCTGGGGGGGCTGCAGTGCCGACAGCTGCGGCAGGAGGAACGCTGGCCCATTGCTGGCCGATTTTTGGTTCCTCAAGGTAATGACTGCTGCAGCGCATTAACAGAGAAAGAACCGAACCAGCGGGAAGTCTTCGGATTTGCAGACGCGTCTCCATAGGATCGCGCCACTTCTTTCCCTGGCGAGGCGACAGCCCATGGCCGATCCCTCCGTGCCCGCCGCTCCCCTCAGGCACACGCCCCTGGCCGACGCCTGCCGCGGAGCCGGTGGGCGCATGGTGCCCTTCGCCGGCTGGGAGATGGCGGTGCAGTTCTCGGGGCTGGTGGCGGAGCACCAGGCCGTGCGCCAGCACTGTGGTGTCTTCGACATCTCCCACATGGGGGTGCTGACCCTGCGGGGGGACGGCGTCAAGGACGCCCTCCAGGCGCTGGTGCCCAGCGACCTGCACCGCATCGGCCCTGGCGAGGCCTGCTACACGGTGCTGCTCAATGCGGCCGGCGGCATCCGCGACGACCTGATCGTCTACGACTGCGGGCGCCAGCCCGGGCCGGAGGGCGACGCCGATGTGCTGGTGCTGGTGATCAACGCCGCCTGCGCCGAGGCAGACACCACCTGGCTGCGTTCCCAGCTGGAACCACACGGGATCGTCGTGGCCGACCGCAAGGGGGAGGGGGTGCTGCTGGCCCTGCAGGGCCCGGAGGCCGAAGCCCGGCTGGCCGCCCTCAGCGGCGCCGATCTGACCGGCCTGCCCCGTTTTGGTCACCGCACGTTGCCGTTGGCGGGCAGTGCGGCGGGGGCAGCACGTGGCGCCATGGCGTTCGTGGGCCGCACCGGCTACACCGGCGAAGACGGCTTCGAGCTGCTGCTGGCGGCCGGCCCCGGCCAGGCCCTGTGGCAGCAACTGCTGGCCGAAGGGGTGACCCCCTGCGGGCTCGGTGCCCGTGACACCCTGCGCCTGGAGGCGGCCATGCACCTCTACGGCAACGACATGGACGCCACCACCTCCCCCCTGGAGGCCTCGCTGGGCTGGCTGGTGCACCTGGAGATGCCGGCGGCGTTCATCGGCCGCGATGTGCTCGAACGCCAGACCGCCACAGGGGTGAGCCGCCGCTTGGTGGGCCTGAAGTTGCAGGGCCGGGCGATCGCCCGCCATGGCTA contains these protein-coding regions:
- the speB gene encoding agmatinase is translated as MAARRDPAGCRVGLFGVPYDGTTSFRPGTRFGPAAIREVSSGLETYDPQLDLDLEDLAFADLGAVDIPFGAPEPVVAAVRQATEAVLAHGLRPLMLGGEHSISSGAVAAVASRHPDLVMVQLDAHADLRDSWLGTRHSHACAMRRCLEVLPSGVLRQIAIRSGTREEFSELRRTGRLVGRAGGCGLAPELLQADLAAALQPLRGRPLYLTVDLDWFDPAVMAGTGTPEPGGFLWGHFAALLEELRHHDLVAADVVELAPMLDPSGCSAVLAAKVTRSLLLLLGRERPSAGQ
- a CDS encoding Crp/Fnr family transcriptional regulator — its product is MARQVDGDILTLPTGSSIFKRGDTASAIYAVRKGIVELIDPSGERLCYRPGELFSYQDIVWRGGFFRNEALARTPVELVRLGRLRFLNLLHNHPTLAVVLIGQQHERLREQRTSGSYCY
- the gcvT gene encoding glycine cleavage system aminomethyltransferase GcvT, translated to MADPSVPAAPLRHTPLADACRGAGGRMVPFAGWEMAVQFSGLVAEHQAVRQHCGVFDISHMGVLTLRGDGVKDALQALVPSDLHRIGPGEACYTVLLNAAGGIRDDLIVYDCGRQPGPEGDADVLVLVINAACAEADTTWLRSQLEPHGIVVADRKGEGVLLALQGPEAEARLAALSGADLTGLPRFGHRTLPLAGSAAGAARGAMAFVGRTGYTGEDGFELLLAAGPGQALWQQLLAEGVTPCGLGARDTLRLEAAMHLYGNDMDATTSPLEASLGWLVHLEMPAAFIGRDVLERQTATGVSRRLVGLKLQGRAIARHGYPVLRDGQVVGEVTSGTWSPTLAEAIALAYVPADAARPGTALTVEIRGRQEPAVVVRRPFYRRP